A single Aspergillus chevalieri M1 DNA, chromosome 3, nearly complete sequence DNA region contains:
- a CDS encoding uncharacterized protein (COG:A;~EggNog:ENOG410PI8A;~InterPro:IPR027417,IPR001650,IPR002464,IPR007502, IPR011545,IPR014001;~PFAM:PF04408,PF00270,PF00271;~TransMembrane:1 (o778-804i);~go_function: GO:0003676 - nucleic acid binding [Evidence IEA];~go_function: GO:0004386 - helicase activity [Evidence IEA];~go_function: GO:0005524 - ATP binding [Evidence IEA]): MRSYLRVPRTLLSVRNRSSKTEFAFRRFSGACSYNPQRSASYVTHTEPRASGATLHGRRPDFIRVNRSGSPVCYPTGFEPILGLPVSVVGEDHPKDAIEEEDPDNDERYGLLPQDSDYNGLGKWLVESPLETIRAEFEKHNLVTVVTHSLILETVVIYSIKCHVHVTGKPVFANCNGRTEEEAARKAALLIVQKMHTHGTLQILNRLREGGSLELAMNTDLLATMRSALPDLMRAGQTPVERRRWFLPRTLARNPSEAAQMQKQPSDQQCQAADLPINAMKDQILDMIQYNTYSIIVAEAGAGKSSQLPQMLLDHAIAGSAAACKIFCVQPYRIAASSLARRVAKERGEELGQSIEYKIHIDDHLGVFGVPITYCTAGTLLRQLRLAPSLLDSVSYIILDEVHERTVDLDLTMLFLRKVINERRVMKAHTPKVVIMSATPDIDRVASYFGDESKAGYAVPHLYIPSPSRSAKKQYLDDLLPSLQTMYQESIASPYLQEHKTRTYLGRHYYQSKKNKMVRKMNPAKSDLTSLENDHFVPIGLVCLTISYVLSTTDEGTILVFLPSLPHITEVHRNLRHYGKGLGIDFADTERVEILRLHSNLPDNYDDVFSDSRPGCRRIILATDIVETSVTLPGVKHVIDTGQTHRRVYDPQARFSRQLCQWVSKSNLARRAGWAERVQDGGYFALYPRSLQYRFDTNPPSEISQDSLQNACLIAKKADPTTRIEVIMEQLIEPPNKSRVNEAVQNLQYIRAMNLRGHPTVLGDILSEIPLDPCHGKLVLLGVIFRCLDPLLILAAMGGDLALFHTSRGIERRMASRDWRIKYSINSWSDHISAINAFKSLRKVWYHQGTVETLARAFGRSINYDRFREALDIAQETHRILVRAGIIPQQFYTDDSQFRFGGPEMNVNSLHAPLIKALILQSTYPNLAAPVPNDDSVYRTRRHNKSFPHAFGVNGITPPRCILTYNKGYTERFIADRFILGNTSHVTPLAACLFGGQLRGTSNTLCMDEWLEFSIRLSEGSEKDSGQTAKELIEFRKALDRAIIAAFKTLTIPYENVDEGLPPPRSNVTRDLILDTVSKSVVDVLDRDNEKVPIAAHAQPEN, translated from the exons ATGCGAAGCTATTTG CGAGTCCCGCGCACACTTCTGTCCGTCAGGAATAGGTCGTCGAAAACCGAATTCGCTTTCCGTCGTTTCTCCGGTGCCTGTTCATACAACCCTCAGCGTTCCGCTTCCTACGTGACCCATACAGAACCTAGAGCCTCAGGCGCGACCCTTCATGGACGGAGGCCAGACTTTATACGAGTAAATCGATCGGGCTCACCCGTTTGCTATCCGACGGGATTCGAACCAATTCTTGGATTGCCGGTTTCtgttgttggagaagaccaccCAAAAGACGCcatcgaggaggaagatccCGATAACGATGAGCGATATGGATTGCTACCCCAAGACTCGGATTACAATGGTTTAGGCAAATGGCTTGTTGAATCTCCGCTGGAGACTATACGTGCTGAATTTGAGAAACACAATCTTGTGACAGTGGTGACCCACTCCTTGATTTTGGAAACCGTGGTTATCTATTCTATCAAGTGCCATGTCCATGTTACCGGCAAACCCGTATTTGCAAACTGCAATGGCAGGACGGAG GAAGAGGCGGCACGCAAAGCTGCCCTACTCATTGTGCAAAAAATGCACACGCATGGTACATTGCAAATATTAAATCGTTTAAGGGAGGGCGGGAGCCTGGAGCTCGCAATGAACACAGACCTACTCGCAACCATGCGCAGCGCCTTACCGGATCTAATGCGCGCAGGACAGACTCCCGTCGAGAGAAGGCGTTGGTTCCTACCTAGGACTCTTGCAAGAAATCCTTCTGAAGCTGCGCAAATGCAGAAGCAGCCCTCGGACCAACAGTGCCAGGCGGCCGATCTGCCAATCAACGCCATGAAGGATCAAATCCTTGACATGATCCAGTACAACACATACAGCATCATTGTAGCGGAGGCTGGCGCTGGAAAATCGAGTCAGCTGCCCCAAATGCTGCTCGATCATGCAATTGCAGGGTCAGCAGCGGCTTGCAAAATCTTCTGTGTACAGCCATATCGAATTGCCGCGTCTTCGCTTGCTCGACGGGTTGCGAAGGAGAGGGGCGAGGAGCTTGGACAAAGCATTGAATACAAAATCCATATCGACGATCATCTTGGTGTATTCGGAGTACCTATCACGTATTGCACAGCCGGCACTTTGCTGCGACAGTTGCGGCTTGCACCATCCCTTCTTGATTCGGTGTCATACATCATTCTGGATGAGGTTCACGAACGAACCGTTGATCTTGACCTTACAATGCTCTTTTTGAGGAAAGTCATCAATGAACGCCGAGTAATGAAAGCTCACACACCGAAGGTCGTGATTATGAGTGCGACTCCAGACATTGATCGCGTTGCTTCTTATTTCGGGGATGAGTCGAAAGCAGGCTATGCTGTGCCTCACCTTTACATTCCGAGCCCAAGCCGCTCGGCTAAGAAGCAATACCTTGATGACTTATTACCATCTTTACAAACCATGTATCAGGAGAGCATAGCATCCCCATACCTCCAAGAGCACAAGACACGAACCTACCTCGGGCGCCATTATTATCAGTCtaagaaaaataaaatgGTTCGCAAGATGAATCCAGCCAAGTCAGATTTGACGTCTCTTGAGAACGACCATTTTGTACCTATCGGCTTGGTCTGCCTGACAATCAGCTATGTTTTGTCCACTACCGACGAAGGCACCATTCTGGTCTTTCTCCCAAGTCTGCCGCATATCACTGAAGTCCACAGAAATCTCCGACACTACGGCAAAGGGCTTGGGATTGACTTTGCTGATACGGAACGAGTTGAGATCCTGCGACTGCATTCTAATCTCCCGGACAATTACGATGACGTTTTCAGCGATAGCCGGCCAGGATGCCGGCGGATTATCCTGGCAACAGACATTGTCGAGACGTCTGTAACCCTGCCTGGCGTAAAGCATGTGATTGACACTGGCCAAACACATCGTAGGGTCTATGACCCGCAAGCGAGATTCAGCCGGCAACTTTGCCAGTGGGTTAGCAAGTCCAATCTTGCCCGACGTGCTGGCTGGGCAGAACGAGTACAAGACGGTGGATACTTTGCTTTGTACCCGCGCAGCCTGCAATATCGTTTTGATACTAATCCGCCTTCGGAGATCTCCCAGGATAGCCTTCAGAATGCCTGTCTGATTGCCAAAAAAGCAGACCCAACCACGCGCATTGAAGTCATCATGGAGCAGTTGATTGAACCACCAAATAAATCCCGCGTCAACGAAGCAGTTCAGAATCTGCAATACATACGGGCTATGAACTTGCGTGGTCACCCTACGGTGCTCGGTGATATTTTGTCCGAAATACCATTAGACCCCTGTCATGGCAAGCTGGTCTTGCTGGGCGTCATTTTCCGCTGTCTAGACcctctcctcatccttgCGGCTATGGGGGGCGACTTGGCCTTGTTCCATACGTCGCGTGGCATTGAGCGGCGCATGGCCTCGAGGGATTGGCGCATTAAGTATTCCATAAACAGCTGGAGTGACCACATCAGCGCGATCAACGCCTTCAAGTCCTTACGTAAGGTGTGGTACCATCAGGGAACTGTGGAAACGTTGGCACGCGCCTTTGGCCGTAGTATCAACTACGATCGATTCCGGGAAGCGCTGGACATAGCACAGGAAACCCATAGGATCCTCGTCCGCGCGGGAATCATCCCTCAACAGTTTTACACCGATGATTCTCAATTCCGGTTCGGCGGTCCGGAAATGAACGTGAATTCACTTCACGCCCCCCTCATCAAGGCCTTGATTCTCCAATCCACATATCCCAACCTTGCTGCGCCGGTGCCGAATGACGACTCGGTCTACCGCACCAGACGCCACAACAAGAGCTTCCCTCATGCGTTTGGGGTGAACGGTATCACACCACCGCGTTGCATACTCACTTACAACAAAGGGTATACAGAACGTTTCATTGCGGACAGATTCATTCTGGGTAACACCAGCCATGTCACTCCGTTGGCGGCGTGTCTCTTCGGAGGGCAACTTCGGGGGACCAGTAACACGTTGTGCATGGATGAGTGGCTGGAATTCAGTATCCGACTCAGTGAGGGCTCTGAGAAAGATAGTGGACAGACTGCTAAGGAGCTGATTGAATTCCGCAAAGCACTTGATAGG GCAATCATTGCAGCCTTTAAAACACTCACTATCCCATACGAGAATGTGGATGAGGGCTTGCCACCACCGAGATCCAATGTAACCCGTGATCTCATTCTAGATACCGTTTCAAAGAGCGTTGTTGACGTTCTTGATCGAGACAATGAGAAAGTCCCCATTGCTGCGCATGCACAGCCTGAGAATTGA
- a CDS encoding uncharacterized protein (COG:S;~EggNog:ENOG410PP4M;~InterPro:IPR039251,IPR019180;~PFAM:PF09791), whose protein sequence is MRRPSGRKTRNLAKSRYVIIGMCIITERISLLFHHQHRSIMEWLPVAARKQSLLGRSLLNRTRPFLSSQASRPHYAFPPSSRRMNSRERTTEADIDGDEEETRQAYPLSGYYQDILSTKSPYRRQAPTSRPVPTKPEKSTPASTVEPQSPKDKMSIVFGSRLQTPGRSSRYDPGSTPPESMWKTINGVAIPPRPSEPDNCCMSGCAHCVWDDYRDDMEEWANRLEQAKARGVPKTPDMRQNKRAEVESASMSMDDDGGGSEANWPVEDQKEDIFAGIPVGIREFMKTEKKLKKKHQEATA, encoded by the coding sequence ATGCGACGGCCGTCCGGAAGGAAAACGAGAAATCTCGCTAAATCCCGGTACGTCATAATCGGCATGTGTATTATTACAGAGCGCATTTCCCTTCTcttccaccaccagcaccgaTCCATAATGGAGTGGCTTCCAGTTGCTGCCCGGAAGCAATCGCTTCTTGGAAGAAGCCTTTTAAACCGAACACGCCCATTTCTATCGTCGCAAGCCTCACGTCCTCATTATGCCTTCCCTCCGAGTTCCCGACGCATGAACTCTCGTGAGCGTACAACCGAGGCCGACATAGATggtgacgaagaagaaactCGCCAGGCTTATCCATTATCGGGATACTACCAAGACATTCTCTCAACTAAATCACCCTACCGTCGACAAGCACCTACCTCGCGGCCCGTCCCCACGAAACCCGAGAAATCAACACCAGCCTCCACGGTCGAACCACAGTCCCCGAAGGACAAGATGTCGATTGTCTTCGGTAGCCGGCTTCAAACTCCCGGTAGATCATCGCGGTATGATCCAGGCTCCACGCCTCCCGAGTCGATGTGGAAAACTATCAATGGGGTTGCGATCCCTCCCCGGCCGTCGGAACCAGATAACTGCTGTATGAGTGGCTGCGCTCATTGTGTATGGGATGATTATCGTGATGATATGGAAGAGTGGGCCAATAGGCTCGAGCAGGCGAAGGCGAGGGGTGTACCGAAGACGCCGGATATGCGACAGAATAAGAGGGCCGAGGTTGAGAGTGCGAGTATGagtatggatgatgatgggggTGGCAGTGAGGCGAATTGGCCTGTGGAGGACCAGAAGGAGGATATCTTTGCCGGTATCCCTGTGGGAATTCGGGAGTTCATGAAGACGGagaagaagttgaagaagaagcaccAGGAAGCCACGGCATGA
- the RPL13 gene encoding 60S ribosomal protein eL13 (COG:J;~EggNog:ENOG410PFGM;~InterPro:IPR001380;~PFAM:PF01294;~go_component: GO:0005840 - ribosome [Evidence IEA];~go_function: GO:0003735 - structural constituent of ribosome [Evidence IEA];~go_process: GO:0006412 - translation [Evidence IEA]) produces MAIKHNNQILNQHFRKDWQRRVRVHFDQPGRKHRRRDARLAKAAAVAPRPVDQLRPVVRCPTVKYNRRVRSGRGFTRAELKEAGIPAKLARTVGIAVDNRRVNYSKESLVANVDRLKDYKARLILFPRKSGQFKKLDSSADEVNAAKAAFAAEGKTEGYATKVGAAFPVNNPTAEEAITEISRDSLPKGEEAAYRKLRDARSEARHQGIREKRAKAKAEEAAAAKK; encoded by the exons ATG GCGATCAAGCACAACAACCAAATCCTCAACCAGC ACTTCCGCAAGGACTGGCAGCGTCGTGTGCGCGTCCACTTCGACCAG CCCGGTCGCAAGCACCGCAGACGTGATGCCCGTCTCGCTAAGGCCGCCGCCGTCGCTCCCCGTCCGGTTGACCAGCTGCGTCCCGTTGTGAGATGCCCTACCGTCAAGTACAACCGTCGTGTCCGGTCTGGTCGTGGTTTCACCCGGGCTGAGCTGAAG GAAGCTGGTATCCCCGCCAAGCTCGCCCGCACTGTCGGTATTGCCGTTGACAACCGCCGTGTCAACTACTCCAAGGAGTCGCTCGTCGCCAACGTCGACCGCCTCAAGGACTACAAGGCCCGCCTGATCCTCTTCCCCCGCAAGAGCGGTCAGTTCAAGAAGCTTGACTCGTCCGCTGACGAGGTCAACGCCGCCAAGGCTGCTTTCGCCGCCGAGGGCAAGACCGAGGGCTACGCTACCAAGGTTGGCGCTGCCTTCCCCGTCAACAACCCCACCGCCGAGGAGGCCATCACCGAGATCAGCCGTGACAGCCTGCCCAAGGGTGAGGAGGCTGCTTACAGGAAACTGCGGGATGCCCGTAGTGAGGCCCGTCACCAGGGTATCCGGGAGAAGCGCGCGAAGGCTAAGGCTgaggaggctgctgctgccaagAAATAA
- a CDS encoding uncharacterized protein (COG:S;~EggNog:ENOG410PPDR), with protein sequence MLSSPAKRRKTSETTAAAIDALQMNQKAHENNGRFHQRRPSFQSPTKASLARSHPEVLARALSRSPTRSARNDSGSNNGQQQEQEQVDSRTFGLRDRKALRPSIAPGASPMDGPTLSPRSAFAVPPRRVSRKIGPLDLAFGTPEAKPKNETADPLPDDTPEDQLAELGNDVNEDNMDQGPSFLDGLEEPELPPTPTQLGLEKPPGRPKGLLSSSPSARYERRTRQRIDDTPKPSVLKLENFDATGNPTNKALNAYRALLSDAELKRQQTKKELSAELKRLKDDVAELEAWTEKLNNPNMKTEFRKDLNKLISLLSSENASHKQSSPPTNASISSILSALLPFSSKAPPKPVHEPPSPTNPFAMKEHAQAKQYLTVFAPLSLTTHSNKVSASESAPLTESHSLTLSTGPPFPQNLYNITLNYETNPETQSLLSISIPKNDGSSNVPEGLRRWIDTRLSNPLLKLDVSGLCWGINRYWEASISRAQIWSRIEARHSKLLALRKHREPNRKEDTSDLRHVLPHLDRTSMTFCLKDTSKPLRVLISCALTLDEWTSEPRLFPEVSIASPSASGKKIEQETKKLFNTLLRDEQGADSDSVGDIEPGAIVRAVDAVVGVLFGLDDTHDKGSKGKLPVR encoded by the exons ATGCTCTCCTCTCCGGCCAAACGGCGCAAGACGAGCGAGACAACAGCCGCCGCAATCGACGCGTTGCAGATGAACCAGAAAGCCCACGAAAATAATGGTCGATTTCACCAGCGCCGCCCGTCATTTCAGTCGCCAACAAAAGCAAGTCTAGCGAGATCGCATCCAGAAGTTCTAGCACGCGCGCTCAGTCGCTCGCCCACGAGATCCGCGCGTAACGACAGCGGCAGCAACAATGGTCAACAGCAGGAGCAAGAACAGGTGGATTCGAGAACATTTGGATTGCGCGATAGAAAGGCACTTCGGCCGTCAATAGCTCCTGGTGCGAGTCCAATGGATGGTCCGACATTATCGCCGCGCAGTGCGTTTGCTGTTCCCCCGCGACGGGTATCAAGGAAAATCGGGCCGTTAGATTTAGCGTTCGGGACTCCTGAGGCGAAACCGAAGAACGAGACCGCTGACCCCCTGCCTGACGATACACCTGAGGATCAATTGGCGGAGTTGGGCAACGATGTGAATGAAGACAATATGGATCAAGGTCCCTCATTTCTGGATGGACTAGAGGAACCAGAACTACCGCCAACGCCTACTCAATTAGGGCTGGAGAAGCCACCCGGTCGACCGAAGGGGCTTTTGAGCAGCAGCCCTTCTGCTCGGTATGAAAGGAGGACACGGCAACGGATCGATGATACCCCGAAACCAAGCGTACTGAAGCTGGAAAATTTTGATGCAACTGGCAATCCAACTAACAAGGCTTTGAATGCGTATAGAGCGCTTTTGTCAGATGCCGAGTTGAAAAGGCAACAGACTAAGAAAGAGCTTTCCGCTGAATTAAAACGATTGAAAGACGACGTCGCGGAATTGGAAGCATGGACCGAGAAGCTGAACAACCCAAATATGAAAACAGAGTTTCGTAAGGATTTGAACAAACTCAT CTCCTTGTTATCATCGGAAAATGCTTCTCACAAGCAATCATCACCTCCAACAAACGCCTCGATCTCATCCATCCTCTCTGCCCTACTACCCTTCTCTTCAAAAGCTCCTCCCAAGCCCGTACACGAACCGCCATCTCCAACCAACCCCTTCGCCATGAAGGAACACGCGCAAGCGAAACAATACCTGACAGTTTTCGCGCCACTGTCCTTAACGACACATTCCAACAAAGTATCCGCCTCGGAATCAGCACCCCTAACCGAATCGCATAGCCTGACATTATCAACCGGGCCACCATTTCCGCAAAACCTCTACAACATAACCCTCAACTACGAAACGAATCCAGAAACACAATCCCTACTATCCATATCTATACCCAAGAACGACGGGTCTAGCAACGTACCAGAAGGACTACGACGCTGGATCGACACTAGGCTCTCAAATCCGCTCTTGAAACTCGACGTATCCGGCCTTTGCTGGGGCATCAATCGATACTGGGAAGCATCCATTTCGCGTGCACAAATCTGGTCAAGAATCGAAGCCCGACACTCCAAATTACTTGCACTTCGTAAACACCGGGAACCAAACCGCAAGGAAGACACATCTGACCTCCGCCATGTACTCCCTCATCTAGACCGCACGAGCATGACATTCTGTCTGAAAGATACATCCAAGCCCCTTCGTGTACTCATCTCGTGCGCATTAACCCTTGACGAATGGACAAGTGAGCCTCGGCTATTCCCTGAGGTCAGCATCGCGTCTCCGTCTGCGTCGGGCAAGAAGATTGAACAGGAGACTAAGAAGCTGTTCAATACTCTCTTGAGGGATGAGCAGGGGGCGGATAGTGATAGCGTTGGAGATATTGAGCCGGGCGCTATTGTGCGAGCTGTTGATGCTGTTGTAGGAGTGTTGTTTGGTCTTGATGATACCCATGATAAAGGATCGAAAGGGAAGTTGCCTGTGAGGTGA
- a CDS encoding uncharacterized protein (COG:S;~EggNog:ENOG410PVN3) yields the protein MKHAKGLSRLAEFRGLDCYRNEFDSILLKASRGIIIMNSIFSGQECFLASERWHLAMKEHSDTFLPAGLGNLIEEFIAYFTFAPSLIHRLYALKQADPASPETWTQMWETLTRTLEMQHKLDAWYDRYSCIAPPPRETISPSGDKLHPMVLSYSDPTNASVFCGYYSYMVIIHEIFKACGYPGEHEAMTVYFRDQICKSVEYNGRGLLGPYQMAFPLRVAFEVAGPVVKSWIKGWLIQFSNVYPALQPQRLERSLPD from the exons ATGAAGCATGCCAAGGGGTTGAGCCGATTAGCTGAATTCCGAGGACTTGATTGTTACCGAAACGAATTTGACAGCATCCTACTCAAGGCTTCCCGTGGAATTATT ATCATGAATTCCATATTCTCCGGTCAAGAATGCTTCCTAGCATCAGAGAGATGGCATCTTGCGATGAAGGAGCACAGTGACACATTCTTGCCAGCAGGTCTGGGAAATCTGATCGAAGAGTTTATTGCGTATTTCACATTCGCCCCAAGTCTTATACATAGACTCTATGCTCTCAAACAGGCGGACCCAGCAAGTCCAGAGACGTGGACACAGATGTGGGAAACTCTCACGCGCACTCTCGAAATGCAACACAAGTTGGATGCGTGGTATGACAGATATTCATGTATCGCACCTCCCCCAAGGGAAACCATCTCGCCTTCCGGAGATAAACTGCACCCCATGGTTCTCTCATATTCAGACCCAACCAATGCGTCGGTATTCTGCGGTTATTACTCTTACATGGTGATCATACACGAGATCTTCAAAGCTTGCGGCTACCCCGGCGAGCATGAGGCCATGACGGTGTACTTCCGGGACCAGATCTGCAAGTCTGTCGAATACAATGGCAGAGGTCTCCTTGGACCGTACCAGATGGCATTCCCTTTGCGGGTAGCATTTGAAGTCGCGGGACCTGTGGTCAAATCATGGATCAAGGGTTGGCTTATACAATTTTCGAATGTTTATCCAGCTTTACAACCGCAGCGGCTTGAACGATCTCTTCCTGACTAA